The Haloplanus sp. CK5-1 genome segment ACTCGACCGCTCGTTCGTCGACGGCCTCGAACGCGACGACCCGGTCCCCGAGTGGCTCGCCGGGATGCCGGAGCCCTGGCTCCGCGACGACGGCAGACGGGCGTTCGCCCGCGCCGCCGTGGCGACGAACACCAACCACACGACCGAGATCGACTACGGTGCGATCGACGCCGACCTCCTGTGTCTGTGGGGTGTGGCGGACGACCAACAGCCGGTCGAAGACGGCCGCCGGCTCGTCGGGGATATCGGCGGCGACCTCGTCGGACTCGACGACGCCGGCCACTGGGTAACCGAGGACCGCCCGAGCGCGTACCGCGAGCACCTCCGGGCGTTCCTCGACGGGTGACTCGGCTGGCGTCGCCGATCGAACGAGGAAGGCTTATCTCACGCGCAGCCAACTCGCGCCCATGCGACGTGTCAGATTCCGCGACCCCGCAGGGATGGTTCGTACCGGCGAGTGGCACGGCGACGCCGTGAGTTTCGCCGACACCACCTACGACCTCGACGAGGTCGACCTCCTCCCGCCCTCGGAGCCGTCGAAGATCGTCTGCATCGGCCTGAACTACGCCGACCACGCCGAGGAGACGGGGATGGACATCCCCGAGCGGCCGATGCTGTTCCTGAAGACGCCCAACACCGTCGCCGCCCACGGCGACACGATCACCCTCCCCGAGGGCAAAGAGCAGGTCGACTGGGAGGCCGAACTCGGCGTCGTGATCGGCGAGCAGTGCCGGAACGTCGACGCCGCGGACGCCGAGTCGGTGATCGACGGCTACACCGTCGTCTGTGACCTCTCCAACCGCGACGACCAGCGGGAGGAGCAAAACTGGGTGCGGGGCAAGGCCTTCGACGGCGCCGCGCCCATGGGACCGGTCGTGGCCGACCCCGACCACCTCCCCGACGACGCCGACGTGGAACTCCGCGTCGACGGCGAGACGAAACAGTCCTCGGACATCACGCAACTCATCTTCTCCGTGCCCGAACTGATCGAGGAGATATCGAGTTACATGACGCTCGAACCCGGCGACGTGATCTCGACGGGGACACCCTCTGGCGTCGGCGGCCTCGAAGACGGCGACGAGGTCGAAGTCGACGTCGAGGGCGTCGAGACGCTCCGCTTCTCCGTCCGGCGCGACTGATCGCCCCCTCGTCCCGAGAGGACAACGCATAAATTTAGGCCCGCCTAATTCGGCCTCGATGGACCTGAGTCGGCGGGACGCACTGGCGGCGCTGGCGGCGACCGGTGCCGTGGCCGGGGGGAGTGTGCTCCTCGCGAACGACGACGCCGAGGACGACCCCACCGACGACGTCCCTGAAGACGTGGTCGGCGACGACACCGTCGCGACCCTCGCGGCCGTCGGAGCAGCCGTCTACCCCGAGGCGACGACGGGGATCGAGTCGTTCGTCGAGACGTACGTCTCCGGGCGGTTGTCCGACGACCCCGCCCACCGCCGGGGCGTCGTCGAGGCGACGGCCGAACTCGACGCGACGGCCCGCGACTGGTTCGACGCCCCCGTGACCGACCTGGATCGCTCGACCCGGGACCGACTGCTCCGGGAACTGGGTGTCGACGTCGCCGATCCGAACCCCGACGGTAACCTCTCCGACCGCGTTCGATTCTACGTCGTCAACGAACTGCTCTATGCCTTCTACGCCTCGCCGACGGGTGGTCGTCTCGTCGGCGTCGAGAACCCCGTCGGCTACCCCGGCGGCACCGAGAGTTACCGGCGCGCCCGCATGGAGGGTGAGGATGGCTGAGCGCGACCGCGCGCCGTCGTCTCGGGTGGACGTCTGTGTCGTCGGCGCGGGCCCTGCGGGGGCCATCGTCGCCGCCCGACTCGCCGAGGCGGGCCACGACGTGGTCGTCCTCGACGCCGGCCCGCGGTTCGACCTCGAGGACCGCGAGCGACAACTCGACGCTCACCTCCGTCCCGGCGTGGAGAGCGCGGGTAACCGATCAGCGGCCGGTGATGGCCTCTGGGGGATGGGTGGCGACCGCGACGCCTACACCTCCAGCGGCGACCGACACTACCCGCTGAACGCCGCCCGCGTGAAGGGTCTCGGCGGGTCGACGCTCCACTGGCAGGCGATGGTGATGCGCCTCCACGAACGCGACTTCGAGATGGACTCGCGCCACGGCGTCGGCGTCGACTGGCCAATCGACTACGCCGACCTCCGCCCGTACTACACCGAGGCCGAACGCGAACTCGGCGTCGCCGGCGCCGACGACAACCCTTTCGCCCCGCCCCGCGAGGAACCGTTCCCCCTCCCCGCCTTCCCAC includes the following:
- a CDS encoding fumarylacetoacetate hydrolase family protein codes for the protein MRRVRFRDPAGMVRTGEWHGDAVSFADTTYDLDEVDLLPPSEPSKIVCIGLNYADHAEETGMDIPERPMLFLKTPNTVAAHGDTITLPEGKEQVDWEAELGVVIGEQCRNVDAADAESVIDGYTVVCDLSNRDDQREEQNWVRGKAFDGAAPMGPVVADPDHLPDDADVELRVDGETKQSSDITQLIFSVPELIEEISSYMTLEPGDVISTGTPSGVGGLEDGDEVEVDVEGVETLRFSVRRD
- a CDS encoding gluconate 2-dehydrogenase subunit 3 family protein; translation: MDLSRRDALAALAATGAVAGGSVLLANDDAEDDPTDDVPEDVVGDDTVATLAAVGAAVYPEATTGIESFVETYVSGRLSDDPAHRRGVVEATAELDATARDWFDAPVTDLDRSTRDRLLRELGVDVADPNPDGNLSDRVRFYVVNELLYAFYASPTGGRLVGVENPVGYPGGTESYRRARMEGEDG